In a genomic window of Macrobrachium nipponense isolate FS-2020 chromosome 10, ASM1510439v2, whole genome shotgun sequence:
- the LOC135223891 gene encoding larval cuticle protein 9-like isoform X1, whose amino-acid sequence MNAKTVVILSCLVALAVGRPDSPPAPVGYGYEEPEHPLSYHAPEKHEKGMPFDFAYDVKDSYKGVDFGHNSNSDGKVVTGEYRVVLPDGRTQIVTYTADHYNGYQAEVRYEGEAQYPEPKPYAPSPSYGAPKPTYGAPEPTYEEPDPVYGTPAPTYEEPKALYGAPDH is encoded by the exons ATGAACGCAAAG ACCGTCGTCATCCTATCCTGCCTAGTTGCTCTGGCCGTAGGGCGTCCCGACAGCCCTCCAGCGCCCGTAGGATACGGGTATGAGGAGCCGGAACACCCCCTGAGCTACCACGCCCCAGAGAAGCATGAG AAGGGGATGCCATTCGACTTCGCCTACGACGTCAAGGACAGCTACAAGGGCGTCGACTTCGGCCACAACTCCAACTCCGACGGGAAGGTCGTGACCGGCGAATACCGAGTCGTCCTCCCCGACGGTCGCACTCAGATCGTCACTTACACCGCCGACCACTACAACGGATACCAGGCCGAGGTCAGGTACGAGGGCGAAGCCCAGTACCCTGAACCCAAGCCCTATGCCCCTTCTCCATCCTACGGTGCCCCTAAACCCACTTATGGGGCTCCAGAACCCACGTACGAAGAACCTGACCCAGTCTATGGAACCCCAGCTCCTACTTACGAGGAACCTAAGGCTCTCTATGGCGCACCAGATCACTAA
- the LOC135223891 gene encoding cuticle protein 7-like isoform X2, translating into MNAKTVVILSCLVALAVGRPDSPPAPVGYGYEEPEHPLSYHAPEKHEGMPFDFAYDVKDSYKGVDFGHNSNSDGKVVTGEYRVVLPDGRTQIVTYTADHYNGYQAEVRYEGEAQYPEPKPYAPSPSYGAPKPTYGAPEPTYEEPDPVYGTPAPTYEEPKALYGAPDH; encoded by the exons ATGAACGCAAAG ACCGTCGTCATCCTATCCTGCCTAGTTGCTCTGGCCGTAGGGCGTCCCGACAGCCCTCCAGCGCCCGTAGGATACGGGTATGAGGAGCCGGAACACCCCCTGAGCTACCACGCCCCAGAGAAGCATGAG GGGATGCCATTCGACTTCGCCTACGACGTCAAGGACAGCTACAAGGGCGTCGACTTCGGCCACAACTCCAACTCCGACGGGAAGGTCGTGACCGGCGAATACCGAGTCGTCCTCCCCGACGGTCGCACTCAGATCGTCACTTACACCGCCGACCACTACAACGGATACCAGGCCGAGGTCAGGTACGAGGGCGAAGCCCAGTACCCTGAACCCAAGCCCTATGCCCCTTCTCCATCCTACGGTGCCCCTAAACCCACTTATGGGGCTCCAGAACCCACGTACGAAGAACCTGACCCAGTCTATGGAACCCCAGCTCCTACTTACGAGGAACCTAAGGCTCTCTATGGCGCACCAGATCACTAA
- the LOC135223890 gene encoding cuticle protein 19-like: MNAKVIFSFCLVAVALARPDDSHSEEGYGYSEPERPLSYHADSHEDKHSKGMPFDFSYEVEDHYKSLDFGHNSNSDGQVVKGEYRVLLPDGRTQIVTYTADHYKGYQAEVRYEGEATYPEPKPYAPAPSYGAPKESYGAPAPSYGVPKATYGTPASSSEEPEDSYEAPASLYGAPDH; this comes from the exons ATGAATGCTAAG GTCATCTTTTCGTTCTGCCTCGTGGCTGTGGCATTGGCCCGCCCCGACGACTCCCATTCCGAGGAAGGGTATGGGTACTCGGAACCCGAGCGCCCTCTTAGCTACCATGCCGATTCCCACGAAGATAAACActct AAGGGGATGCCCTTCGACTTCTCCTACGAAGTCGAAGACCACTACAAGAGCCTCGACTTCGGCCACAACTCGAACTCAGACGGCCAAGTGGTGAAGGGAGAATACCGCGTCCTCCTCCCCGACGGTCGCACCCAGATCGTCACTTACACCGCCGACCACTACAAGGGGTATCAGGCCGAGGTCAGGTATGAGGGCGAGGCCACGTACCCTGAACCCAAGCCCTACGCACCTGCTCCATCTTACGGAGCTCCCAAGGAATCCTACGGTGCCCCCGCTCCTTCTTACGGAGTTCCTAAAGCAACCTACGGCACTCCAGCTTCGTCTTCCGAGGAACCAGAGGATTCCTATGAGGCACCAGCATCCCTGTACGGTGCACCCGACCACTAA